From a region of the Maridesulfovibrio ferrireducens genome:
- a CDS encoding HD domain-containing phosphohydrolase, with the protein MEKARILFVDDEINLLKSVKAMFRKQYSVDIAEGSEKGLEMIQNEKKYAVIISDLKMPGMDGIEFLHRVQKITPDTTRIMLTGHADVEAATLAVNRGHVFRFLTKPVQADEMRRILDAAIKQYSLVTSEKELLRGTLKGCIRVLTDVLSVVSPETFSLSQRIKRLAVKTAERLGIRNTNQLELAAMLSQLGCISLSEATLHKIHSGKNLTESEQNEFAAHPSISAKLLSNIPRLDQVVEIISKQNQCADEFPDMPIESKIIKACLDFETLIGRGMNSSEAFFEMKKNIKWYDNNILESLENAATIEDHYEQKMLPVSDLKPGMIMNQNLNTSTGVLVIAKGQEIGEAVLARLNNVARNNKLPDQINVLINKKIFKNE; encoded by the coding sequence CAAAGCAATGTTCAGAAAACAGTATTCCGTTGATATCGCCGAAGGATCTGAAAAAGGGCTTGAGATGATACAAAATGAAAAGAAATATGCTGTCATTATTTCTGACTTGAAAATGCCCGGCATGGACGGCATTGAATTTTTGCATCGAGTTCAAAAGATAACCCCGGACACAACACGCATAATGCTGACGGGACATGCGGACGTTGAGGCAGCAACACTGGCGGTGAATAGAGGGCATGTATTCCGTTTTCTTACCAAGCCGGTGCAAGCCGACGAAATGCGCCGCATTCTTGATGCCGCGATAAAACAGTATTCACTGGTCACCTCGGAAAAAGAGCTTTTGCGCGGGACACTAAAGGGTTGCATCAGAGTTCTGACGGATGTGCTTTCAGTCGTTAGCCCTGAAACATTCAGCCTCAGTCAGCGCATCAAAAGGCTGGCAGTGAAAACGGCAGAACGTCTCGGCATTCGCAATACCAACCAGCTTGAATTGGCCGCAATGCTCTCCCAGCTCGGCTGTATATCCCTGAGCGAGGCAACCTTGCACAAGATTCATTCCGGTAAAAATCTGACTGAAAGTGAGCAAAATGAATTTGCAGCTCATCCATCCATATCAGCAAAACTTCTATCTAATATTCCGAGACTTGATCAGGTTGTTGAGATCATAAGCAAACAAAATCAATGTGCAGACGAATTTCCAGACATGCCTATTGAGTCTAAAATAATTAAAGCCTGCCTCGACTTTGAAACCTTGATAGGCAGAGGCATGAATTCATCAGAAGCCTTTTTTGAAATGAAAAAAAACATCAAGTGGTACGACAATAATATACTTGAATCATTAGAAAATGCAGCCACAATTGAAGATCATTATGAGCAGAAGATGCTACCTGTTTCAGACCTTAAACCGGGAATGATCATGAATCAAAATCTGAACACATCTACAGGAGTTCTGGTAATAGCAAAGGGACAGGAAATCGGAGAAGCGGTCCTTGCCCGGCTAAATAATGTTGCACGAAATAATAAACTTCCAGATCAAATTAATGTTCTAATTAACAAAAAAATTTTCAAAAACGAATAG